TATGACCTAGATGAAGTGTTATCTACCATTGAATGTCATATTGAAACAATTGATGCAAAATCTCAAGCTGTGCCAGGAGCTCTACAAAGGGACAACGCAATTTCAGCTAGAAAAACACACTCAGAAGCAATATCAGTTGACATTCTGCCTCTCAGTACTCATAATTTACCTGAATAACCTCACACTGTAAAAAAGCTTGGCAATTTCCTTCTTGGTGTAGTATCGACATCTATGACATATGGCGTTTTATA
This genomic window from Plasmodium cynomolgi strain B DNA, scaffold: 0860, whole genome shotgun sequence contains:
- a CDS encoding hypothetical protein (putative); translation: MKCYLPLNVILKQLMQNLKLCQELYKGTTQFQLEKHTQKQYQLTFCLS